Proteins from a genomic interval of Micropterus dolomieu isolate WLL.071019.BEF.003 ecotype Adirondacks linkage group LG16, ASM2129224v1, whole genome shotgun sequence:
- the nfyba gene encoding nuclear transcription factor Y, beta a: MCPAEPANTHTTLREGGSYNPLFCQVRELMSNVHLGSCVQIDSKLTLLEMDGDSSTTDASQLGITGEYMPSGHYVLQPQDDDADADLNDHDDGGIKENFREQDIYLPIANVARIMKNAVPQTGKIAKDAKECVQECVSEFISFITSEASERCHQEKRKTINGEDILFAMSTLGFDMYVEPLKLYLQKFREAMKGEKGIPGVSVGEGLGEDLADDSFTNPLPAGIITADGQQQNVMVYTTSYQQIPTVQQIQFS, from the exons ATGTGTCCCGCCGAGCCCGCAAACACTCATACAACGCTGCGTGAAGGGGGGTCGTATAACCCGCTTTTTTGCCAAGTCAGGGAGCTAATGAGTAACGTTCACTTAGGGAG CTGTGTGCAGATTGACAGCAAATTAACACTTCTGGAG ATGGACGGAGACAGCTCGACCACCGACGCCTCCCAGCTGGGCATCACTGGAGAGTACATGCCATCCGGCCACTACGTTCTCCAGCCTCAAGATG ACGATGCAGATGCAGATCTGAATGACCATGATGACGGCGGTATCAAAGAGAACTTCAGGGAGCAGGACATTTATCTCCCTATAGCCAACGTGGCTCGCATCATGAAGAACGCTGTTCCTCAGACTGGAAAG ATTGCGAAAGACGCCAAGGAgtgtgtgcaggagtgtgtgAGCGAGTTCATCAGCTTCATCACATCAGAGGCGAGTGAGCGCTGCCACCAGGAAAAGAGGAAGACCATCAACGGGGAGGACATCCTGTTTGCCATGTCCACGCTGGGCTTTGACATGTATGTGGAGCCTCTGAAGCTTTACCTGCAGAAGTTCAGAGAG GCCATGAAGGGGGAGAAGGGGATCCCAGGGGTGTCTGTGGGAGAAGGCCTGGGAGAGGATCTCGCAGACGATAGCTTCA CAAATCCACTGCCAGCTGGGATTATCACAGCAGATGGTCAGCAGCAGAACGTCATGGTGTACACCACCTCATATCAACAG ATTCCCACTGTACAACAGATCCAGTTTTCATGA